TGGCCGATACCTTGTCGCCCATCAGGCGAATGGTGTCGGCTTTCGGGCCGATGAAGGCGAAGCCGGAGTTCTCGACCTGCTCGGCAAAATCGGCGTTTTCCGCGAGGAAACCGTAGCCTGGGTGAATGGCGGTAGCGCCAGTCACTTCTGCGGCAGCGATGATGGCCGGGATGTGCAGGTAGGACTGAGCGGCAGAAGCCGGGCCGATGCAGACGGACTCGTCTGCCAGACCCAGGTGCATCAGCTCTTTGTCGGCCTTGGAGTAAACGGCGACGGTCTTGATGCCCATCTCTTTGCAGGCACGCAGAATCCGCAGGGCGATCTCACCGCGGTTAGCGATCAGAACTTTTTCCAACTTCGCAGTCATCAAAGGCTCTCCGCAGTTCAAACGATGGTGAACAGCGGTTGGTCGTACTCAACCGGCTGGCCGTCTTCGACGAGGATGGATTCGATCACACCGCTGGTTTCAGCTTCGATGTGGTTCATCATCTTCATGGCTTCGACGATGCACAGGGTGTCGCCTTTCTTCACGGTCTGGCCGACTTCAACGAAGGCTGGCGAGGTTGGCGAAGATTTACGGTAGAAGGTGCCTACCATTGGCGAGCGGGCCACGGTGCCGTTCAGTGCCGGAGCAGCAGCAGCCGGAGCGGCAGCAGCTACTGGAGCAGCGGCGGCAGGCGCAGCGGCCGGAGCCTGCATCGGCGCCGGAGCGTAGTACTGCTGAGCCGGGGTCTTGCTGTGACGGCTGATGCGTACGGACTCTTCGCCTTCCTTGATCTCGAGCTCGTCGATGCCGGACTCTTCCAGCAATTCGATCAGTTTCTTAACTTTACGGATATCCATGAATCATCAAC
The Pseudomonas fluorescens genome window above contains:
- the accB gene encoding acetyl-CoA carboxylase biotin carboxyl carrier protein, whose protein sequence is MDIRKVKKLIELLEESGIDELEIKEGEESVRISRHSKTPAQQYYAPAPMQAPAAAPAAAAPVAAAAPAAAAPALNGTVARSPMVGTFYRKSSPTSPAFVEVGQTVKKGDTLCIVEAMKMMNHIEAETSGVIESILVEDGQPVEYDQPLFTIV